Proteins encoded by one window of Lactobacillus sp. ESL0684:
- the cbpB gene encoding cyclic-di-AMP-binding protein CbpB, giving the protein MFSPAIKQLIQEKSGSFLIPASRIAIVEDENPLYHAFLILTRVKYSKVPVLDRENHVVGLLSLAMITDKMMATDEITLEPLNQLKVRDVMQTEFDKINFVQTTLEAQLHLLVDNAFLPVVDDYGVFQGLLTRREWIKAFNYVVHNFEQKYKVTLATKKDF; this is encoded by the coding sequence ATGTTCTCCCCAGCAATTAAACAACTAATTCAAGAAAAATCTGGTTCATTTTTAATTCCAGCTTCTCGTATTGCTATTGTAGAGGATGAAAATCCGCTCTACCATGCATTCTTGATTTTGACCCGTGTCAAATATTCTAAAGTTCCAGTACTTGATCGAGAAAATCACGTGGTTGGTTTACTTAGTTTAGCAATGATTACAGATAAAATGATGGCTACTGACGAAATTACGCTTGAACCATTGAATCAATTAAAAGTACGAGATGTTATGCAAACTGAATTTGATAAAATCAATTTTGTCCAAACTACCTTAGAGGCACAACTTCATCTCTTAGTTGATAATGCATTTTTACCTGTTGTTGATGACTATGGCGTCTTTCAAGGGCTGCTAACTAGACGCGAATGGATTAAAGCATTTAATTACGTCGTTCACAATTTTGAGCAAAAATATAAAGTAACACTAGCTACAAAAAAAGATTTCTAA
- a CDS encoding heavy metal translocating P-type ATPase: MNLKRQWKFILVLVVGVIGLICQFGFQAKSLFQIGNLQFPIQTILIDIIGIMMSISLLLEIVTDFKSGRYGVDILAVIAVVSTILIGDQWAEWMILVMMTGGQTLEDYATGQADRELRSLLDNSPSIANKIVNDNLVSVDVEQLKLNDRVLIKPGEQVPVDGKIVKGTSSFDESSLTGESVPVNKKPGDDLMSGSINGNVAVEMTVTKKASESEYQTIVALVKSSQAKPAKFVQMADRYAVPFTVISLAIGIAAWIHSGNPVNFAEVMVVASPCPLLIAAPVALVSGMSSMSKHHIIVKSGPTIEKLANAQTFAFDKTGTLTENHLVVDQIVAIEQAGYDKNTLQSYAASVEQQSNHIIANSLVDVTPKQMLKPATDIKEATGAGVSGMVENKLIKVGKLSYIDPEQKITGVNATAVYISIAGKYAGYITFTDELRPESKTTIARLKRQGGRHIMMLTGDHKNVADQIGQAVGVDDIRSELLPEQKIQAIKDVPTENRPVVMTGDGVNDAPSLTAADVGIAMGAKGASAASESADAVIMVNDLSKVNDAVAISKHTMKVANVDVLTAITIVIIIELIAFTGVIPAFFGAILQEVVDMISISLALLAKTTPKNPEQTGLVSK, from the coding sequence ATGAATTTAAAACGACAATGGAAATTCATTCTGGTCTTAGTAGTCGGCGTAATTGGACTAATCTGCCAGTTTGGTTTCCAAGCTAAAAGCCTATTTCAAATTGGAAATTTACAATTCCCAATTCAAACTATTCTAATTGATATTATCGGTATTATGATGTCAATTTCATTATTACTTGAAATCGTGACGGATTTCAAAAGTGGGCGCTATGGCGTAGACATTTTAGCAGTTATCGCTGTAGTCTCAACTATTTTAATTGGCGATCAGTGGGCAGAATGGATGATTCTAGTCATGATGACTGGTGGTCAAACTCTTGAAGATTATGCCACTGGGCAAGCCGATCGTGAATTAAGATCGCTACTTGACAATTCACCAAGTATTGCCAATAAAATAGTTAACGACAATCTGGTATCGGTTGATGTTGAACAATTAAAGTTAAATGACCGTGTGTTAATTAAACCAGGCGAACAAGTACCGGTAGATGGCAAAATTGTTAAAGGAACATCTAGTTTTGATGAATCTTCTTTAACTGGAGAATCTGTGCCGGTTAACAAAAAACCAGGTGACGATTTAATGTCCGGTTCCATTAACGGTAACGTTGCAGTCGAGATGACCGTCACTAAAAAAGCCAGTGAGTCTGAATATCAAACAATCGTTGCTTTAGTTAAATCTTCTCAGGCTAAACCTGCTAAATTTGTACAGATGGCTGATCGTTACGCTGTTCCTTTTACAGTAATTTCATTAGCAATCGGAATTGCCGCTTGGATTCACTCTGGCAATCCTGTGAACTTCGCCGAAGTAATGGTTGTTGCTTCTCCTTGTCCATTACTAATTGCCGCTCCAGTTGCCTTAGTATCAGGAATGAGTTCCATGTCCAAGCACCATATTATTGTCAAGTCTGGTCCAACAATTGAAAAGTTAGCTAACGCCCAAACTTTTGCATTTGATAAAACTGGAACTTTAACAGAAAATCATTTAGTTGTCGATCAAATTGTCGCAATTGAACAGGCAGGTTACGACAAAAATACTTTGCAAAGTTACGCAGCTAGTGTTGAACAGCAATCCAATCACATTATCGCTAATTCTTTAGTCGACGTTACACCTAAACAAATGCTTAAACCTGCAACTGATATTAAAGAAGCAACTGGAGCCGGAGTCAGTGGCATGGTTGAAAACAAATTAATCAAGGTTGGCAAGCTTAGCTATATAGATCCTGAACAAAAAATTACTGGTGTTAACGCAACCGCAGTCTATATTTCAATTGCTGGCAAGTACGCCGGTTATATTACCTTCACAGACGAGCTGCGTCCTGAAAGTAAAACTACTATTGCCCGTCTTAAGCGCCAAGGTGGTCGTCATATTATGATGCTGACTGGCGATCACAAAAATGTCGCTGATCAAATTGGACAAGCTGTTGGTGTAGATGATATCCGATCTGAATTATTACCTGAACAAAAAATTCAAGCAATTAAAGATGTTCCAACCGAAAATCGTCCAGTAGTGATGACTGGTGATGGCGTCAATGACGCTCCAAGCTTGACCGCTGCAGATGTTGGTATCGCTATGGGTGCCAAGGGTGCTTCAGCTGCCAGCGAAAGTGCTGATGCAGTAATCATGGTTAATGATTTGTCCAAGGTGAACGACGCTGTAGCAATTTCTAAACACACAATGAAAGTCGCTAATGTTGATGTCTTGACCGCAATCACAATCGTTATCATCATTGAATTAATTGCTTTTACCGGCGTAATTCCCGCGTTTTTTGGTGCCATTTTACAAGAAGTAGTTGATATGATTTCCATTAGCTTAGCTTTACTGGCCAAAACTACCCCCAAAAATCCTGAGCAAACAGGTCTAGTAAGCAAGTGA
- a CDS encoding ABC transporter substrate-binding protein, whose translation MKIKKMLMGLSLAGLLLLGGCSNKSDKKAEVKHVGVLQVVQHPSLDKSYKGFKKGLKEEGYVEGKNLKIDYQNAQNSQDNLKSMSDKLVHEKPDLLLGIATPAAQSLANATQDIPIAVTSVTDLKAAKLVDSYAKPGRNVTGTTDMASVDKQIKLLLSIVPKAKTIGIMYNAGETNSKVQADLAIKELKKAGVKVVIKTANTTNDVQQATETLAGKVQGIFLPTDNTFDSAASLVGKIVKEKKVPLVAGSVDQVKVGGLASIGIDFEALGVQTGKMAAKILSGKAKPQNMPVQKPANLKLVVNKKMAKALGIDPKSIKAPK comes from the coding sequence ATGAAAATTAAGAAAATGTTAATGGGTCTTAGCTTAGCCGGACTTTTATTACTGGGCGGTTGTAGCAATAAGTCTGATAAAAAAGCCGAAGTTAAACATGTGGGCGTCTTGCAGGTGGTACAACATCCATCGCTTGATAAGTCATATAAGGGATTTAAGAAAGGCCTTAAGGAGGAGGGGTATGTTGAAGGTAAGAACCTTAAAATTGATTATCAAAATGCCCAAAATAGTCAAGATAATTTGAAGAGTATGAGTGATAAGCTAGTTCATGAAAAGCCAGATTTGCTCTTAGGTATTGCTACTCCAGCAGCACAAAGTTTAGCTAATGCTACCCAAGATATTCCAATTGCTGTGACTTCGGTTACTGATTTAAAAGCTGCAAAATTGGTCGACTCTTATGCCAAACCTGGTAGAAATGTTACAGGTACGACGGACATGGCCTCAGTTGATAAGCAAATTAAGTTATTATTGTCAATTGTGCCTAAAGCTAAAACGATTGGCATCATGTATAATGCGGGAGAAACAAATTCAAAAGTACAAGCTGATTTGGCAATTAAAGAATTGAAGAAGGCTGGGGTTAAAGTTGTGATCAAGACTGCCAATACAACTAATGATGTGCAACAGGCAACAGAGACTTTAGCCGGCAAAGTTCAAGGTATTTTCTTACCGACAGATAATACTTTTGATTCTGCCGCTTCGCTTGTCGGAAAAATCGTTAAGGAAAAGAAGGTACCATTAGTTGCTGGTTCAGTTGATCAGGTTAAAGTTGGCGGTCTTGCTTCAATTGGAATTGATTTTGAAGCTCTCGGTGTACAAACTGGAAAAATGGCAGCTAAAATTTTGTCAGGTAAGGCTAAACCACAAAATATGCCAGTGCAAAAGCCGGCTAATCTAAAATTAGTAGTTAACAAGAAGATGGCTAAGGCTCTAGGAATTGATCCTAAGTCCATTAAAGCTCCTAAATAA
- a CDS encoding cation:proton antiporter yields MYFLGELILILTSSVLLGQIFTRLNLPAVIGQLIAGILLGPALLNCVKPGALINLFSEFGVILLMFLAGLESDLALLKKYFKLSFTVASVGVILPVVFMGAASLLFGMKIIEALFIGIVFAATSVSISVVVLQEKGQLHTPAGTTILGAAVVDDILAVVILSLFTTFSHTNGNSGPTNNLGINLLLEASFFGFLWLIYRLTPHIMQVADRLNIAHANKIVALILVLSMAWLAEYVGLSDLIGAFFGGLALRQTTQYKELDTAISTIGYTVFIPVFFAKIGLEITFTSFLSDLGFIAVMTVLAIISKFWAGKYSCQLFGFDKTAANIVGAGMISRGEVALIVAQIGRKNQLFPQDIYSSLIFVIIITTVLSPFILNYFIKDNNDVRYSNKNGNEL; encoded by the coding sequence ATGTATTTTTTAGGAGAATTAATTTTAATTTTAACTAGTTCAGTACTCTTAGGACAAATATTTACGCGACTTAACCTCCCTGCTGTCATTGGACAATTAATCGCAGGTATTTTATTAGGACCAGCTTTACTCAATTGCGTCAAACCAGGAGCATTAATTAACCTCTTCTCAGAATTTGGCGTCATACTATTGATGTTTTTAGCAGGATTAGAAAGTGACCTTGCTTTACTCAAAAAATATTTTAAGTTAAGCTTTACCGTTGCTAGTGTTGGTGTGATTCTACCAGTAGTTTTTATGGGAGCAGCTAGTCTTTTATTTGGTATGAAAATCATCGAAGCACTATTTATCGGTATCGTCTTTGCCGCAACCAGTGTATCCATTTCGGTAGTTGTTTTACAAGAAAAAGGACAGTTGCACACACCTGCTGGCACGACAATTCTAGGTGCCGCAGTGGTTGATGACATTCTTGCTGTAGTCATACTAAGTTTATTTACTACTTTCAGCCATACTAATGGAAATAGTGGTCCGACCAATAATTTAGGTATTAATCTTTTACTTGAAGCTAGTTTTTTTGGTTTCCTTTGGCTAATTTATCGTTTAACACCACACATTATGCAAGTTGCTGATCGACTAAACATCGCTCACGCTAACAAGATTGTCGCCTTAATTTTAGTATTAAGCATGGCATGGCTCGCCGAATACGTTGGACTATCTGACTTAATCGGTGCCTTCTTCGGAGGACTAGCACTTAGACAAACCACCCAATATAAAGAACTCGATACAGCTATTAGTACTATTGGTTACACTGTTTTTATTCCCGTATTTTTTGCCAAAATTGGACTAGAGATTACCTTTACTAGCTTTCTAAGCGACTTAGGTTTTATCGCTGTAATGACAGTCTTAGCAATAATCTCCAAGTTTTGGGCTGGTAAATATAGTTGTCAATTATTTGGCTTTGATAAAACAGCAGCTAATATCGTCGGTGCAGGCATGATTTCACGCGGTGAAGTGGCTTTAATCGTCGCACAGATTGGTCGCAAGAATCAGCTTTTCCCACAAGACATTTATTCTAGCCTAATTTTTGTCATTATCATTACAACTGTCCTGTCACCTTTTATCCTAAACTACTTTATTAAAGATAATAACGATGTCAGATACAGTAACAAAAACGGAAACGAATTATAG
- a CDS encoding type II CAAX endopeptidase family protein: MRRFFYFLGNIACMILAFVGYSFLQVFYFFPKQIQKKLPLTNGSLLFVTVIVTIIILGLLFYLYSKQLQEDNDWEFNERPHWDGRRITIALFGIVLAFIVSITLQAAVGLTNGKTSANQAELNQISKQAGLSYLLMVCLVAPICEEVIFRGMFFNLFDLIFDHETPVSKWLGIITAGFIFGYMHDPQITKAILVYWALGCVLSWVYIRTKDLRYSILTHIGYNSFPFLLLYLTSLLSLIK, encoded by the coding sequence ATGAGAAGATTTTTTTATTTCCTGGGAAATATTGCCTGTATGATTTTGGCATTTGTAGGTTATAGTTTCTTACAGGTATTTTATTTTTTCCCGAAGCAGATTCAAAAAAAGCTACCACTGACTAATGGGAGCTTATTATTCGTAACTGTGATAGTAACGATAATTATTTTAGGATTACTATTTTATTTATATTCCAAACAATTACAAGAAGATAATGATTGGGAATTTAATGAACGACCGCACTGGGACGGACGGCGAATAACTATCGCTTTATTTGGAATTGTATTGGCGTTTATCGTGAGCATTACTTTGCAAGCAGCTGTGGGTTTAACTAATGGTAAGACTTCAGCTAACCAAGCAGAACTAAACCAAATTTCAAAGCAAGCAGGACTAAGCTATTTATTGATGGTTTGTCTAGTTGCTCCAATTTGTGAAGAAGTCATCTTTCGGGGCATGTTTTTTAATCTTTTTGATCTTATTTTTGATCATGAAACTCCAGTTAGCAAATGGCTTGGAATCATCACAGCAGGTTTTATCTTTGGGTATATGCATGATCCACAGATTACCAAAGCAATTTTAGTTTATTGGGCCTTGGGCTGTGTATTATCTTGGGTATATATCCGGACTAAGGATTTACGGTATTCAATCTTGACGCATATAGGCTATAATTCGTTTCCGTTTTTGTTACTGTATCTGACATCGTTATTATCTTTAATAAAGTAG
- a CDS encoding ElyC/SanA/YdcF family protein gives MQFFQLFNHDQPFTFLSLALLISLFIFLFSWFKEPRKLFNGVLFTFFIIMLGIWFTVLVLATNLRPLLISYFIIIGLIVGTIALMAAFSWVFFLWNAYFVWQRESHNLSNLLTLFIGLLLIIAWIIVLLHPFKDLPDWLRILLDATPTVVGYLLLVAYNFLVNLGLYQLVPKQYDQDYLIILGAGLYQGEIVTPLLAARINRAIQYALKQVAKGRKMPKLIMSGGQGSDEKVPEAQAMAEYAIARGINPKDILRETESKNTYQNMLFSGQLAAKDAGNNSYKAKFFSNNYHIFRASLFAKKAGLSANGVGCYTRFYFLPNAIVREFAGVLVMNKKRHILIISLILLFFIILSFLTAIGVLGY, from the coding sequence ATGCAATTTTTCCAACTATTCAATCATGATCAGCCATTTACATTTTTATCACTTGCATTGCTAATTTCATTGTTTATTTTTTTATTTTCTTGGTTTAAAGAACCACGTAAATTGTTTAATGGTGTTCTTTTTACTTTCTTTATCATCATGCTAGGAATCTGGTTTACCGTATTGGTACTAGCAACCAACTTACGACCTTTATTAATCTCCTATTTCATTATTATTGGTTTAATAGTTGGAACTATTGCTCTAATGGCTGCTTTTTCATGGGTGTTTTTTTTATGGAATGCTTATTTTGTCTGGCAGCGCGAAAGTCACAATCTTTCAAATTTACTAACACTTTTCATTGGTCTATTGCTAATCATTGCTTGGATAATTGTCTTGCTCCATCCCTTCAAAGATCTTCCAGACTGGCTTAGAATTTTACTTGACGCGACACCAACTGTAGTTGGATATTTATTACTGGTGGCCTACAACTTTTTAGTTAATCTTGGTCTCTATCAGCTGGTACCAAAGCAATATGATCAAGACTATTTAATTATCTTAGGTGCAGGATTATATCAAGGCGAAATCGTAACCCCATTATTAGCAGCCAGAATTAATCGCGCTATTCAGTATGCCCTAAAACAAGTTGCTAAAGGACGTAAAATGCCTAAACTAATTATGTCAGGTGGTCAGGGCAGTGACGAAAAAGTACCAGAAGCACAAGCAATGGCCGAATATGCTATTGCCCGCGGTATTAATCCTAAAGATATTCTCCGTGAAACAGAATCCAAAAACACCTACCAAAACATGCTATTTTCTGGACAACTGGCAGCTAAAGATGCTGGTAACAATTCATACAAAGCCAAATTCTTTAGTAATAATTACCATATTTTTCGCGCATCCCTTTTTGCTAAAAAAGCCGGATTATCTGCTAATGGAGTTGGGTGTTATACTAGGTTTTATTTCCTACCTAATGCGATTGTTCGCGAATTTGCTGGTGTTTTAGTTATGAATAAGAAGCGACATATACTTATTATTTCATTAATTTTATTGTTTTTTATTATTCTGTCTTTCCTTACTGCCATAGGCGTTTTAGGGTATTAA
- a CDS encoding ABC transporter ATP-binding protein/permease, with protein sequence MLQLQNLSKSYHVGDTITHALDDVSISFRKQEFVAVLGPSGSGKTTLLNVIGGLDRYDRGDLIINGKSTQDFSDTDWDAYRNNSVGFVFQNYNLISHLSIIANVELGMNLSGIPAKQRNERAMDALTKVGLKDQVNKRPSQLSGGQMQRVAIARALANNPDILLCDEPTGALDSQTSEQIMQLIKELSKERLVIMVTHNQEIAQKYATRIVNFKDGKILNDSRPYEQTEQEDTFKLKRTKMSYWNAIKLSFTNIMSKKGRTALTAFAASIGIISIAVVLAISNGFQKQIDMTMSKSLAKYPVIINESISDVNAVTSQQSSSDKMAKNHGYIKAEKDKMAQSLHVNKITPQYTKYINKMNPDDANNISYQRGTNLNLLTKNNHKIERVIFSPNDTHNAQNSDAVRAQAINFTGVGTSVFPTTLNTNKQTFLKQNYQLLSGSWPKKPTDLVMVADNQNTVNINCLKNLGYNLKIGDKVNFKRLLGKKFKIVNNDNYYEKTPTGLFVPKPADQEMYHSNGITLHLKAVIRPKDENSMSLLADGIAYSDELAKQIIKANQNSEIVKAQKKSKHNVLNGQTVNSYGRKRVIESLGGVSLPTGFMIYPNDFKAKDRVLDYLNNWNAGKPKEERIIYSDMSSAVTSMTGGIINGITYVLIAFAAIALITSMIMIGILTYTSVLERTKEIGVLKALGARKKDITRVFDAETFILGIFSGILGVTIAYLLSFPINSVFVKVTGLANVAQPNPLHILILIIVSTILTLIGGHIPARIAAKKDAAIALRSE encoded by the coding sequence ATGCTTCAACTACAAAATTTATCTAAATCTTATCATGTCGGAGATACTATTACTCATGCTTTAGATGACGTTTCTATCTCTTTTCGTAAGCAAGAATTTGTTGCTGTTTTAGGACCAAGCGGTTCTGGAAAAACCACTTTATTAAATGTTATCGGCGGTTTAGACCGTTATGATCGCGGCGACCTAATCATCAATGGTAAATCTACCCAAGATTTCTCTGATACCGATTGGGACGCGTACCGTAATAATTCCGTTGGTTTTGTTTTTCAAAACTATAATTTGATTTCTCATCTATCAATTATTGCCAATGTAGAACTGGGAATGAATCTTTCTGGCATCCCTGCTAAGCAGAGAAATGAACGAGCAATGGATGCACTAACTAAGGTTGGTTTAAAAGACCAAGTTAACAAACGCCCTAGTCAACTATCTGGTGGACAAATGCAGCGAGTAGCTATCGCCCGTGCTCTAGCCAATAATCCTGATATCTTACTTTGCGACGAACCGACAGGTGCACTTGATAGTCAAACATCTGAACAGATTATGCAATTAATCAAAGAATTGTCTAAAGAGCGCCTAGTAATTATGGTGACTCACAATCAAGAAATTGCTCAAAAATATGCCACTAGAATTGTTAATTTTAAAGATGGCAAAATTCTGAATGATTCACGTCCTTATGAACAAACAGAACAAGAAGATACCTTCAAACTCAAGCGGACTAAAATGTCTTACTGGAATGCAATCAAACTTAGTTTTACTAATATCATGAGTAAAAAGGGGCGTACTGCACTGACTGCTTTTGCTGCTAGTATTGGTATTATTTCTATTGCTGTTGTCTTAGCGATTTCCAATGGCTTCCAAAAACAGATTGACATGACCATGAGTAAATCATTGGCAAAATATCCAGTCATTATCAACGAATCAATTAGTGATGTTAATGCCGTTACTAGCCAACAAAGTTCTTCAGACAAAATGGCCAAAAATCATGGTTATATTAAGGCTGAGAAAGATAAAATGGCCCAATCTCTGCATGTCAATAAAATCACGCCACAATATACTAAGTACATTAATAAGATGAATCCCGATGATGCTAACAACATTTCCTATCAAAGAGGTACTAATCTCAACTTACTAACCAAAAACAATCATAAAATTGAGCGAGTCATCTTTTCACCCAATGACACCCATAATGCTCAAAACAGTGATGCTGTACGTGCTCAAGCAATTAACTTTACTGGTGTTGGTACCTCAGTGTTTCCAACAACTCTTAATACCAATAAGCAAACATTTCTTAAACAAAATTACCAATTATTATCAGGTTCCTGGCCAAAAAAGCCAACTGACTTGGTAATGGTTGCTGATAACCAAAATACAGTCAATATTAATTGTCTTAAAAACCTTGGTTATAACTTGAAAATCGGCGACAAAGTAAACTTCAAACGCTTACTAGGTAAAAAATTCAAAATTGTTAATAACGACAATTACTATGAAAAAACTCCAACTGGTCTTTTTGTACCTAAACCAGCTGATCAAGAAATGTATCATAGCAATGGTATTACTTTACATCTCAAAGCAGTTATTCGCCCTAAAGATGAAAATTCAATGTCACTTCTAGCCGACGGTATTGCTTATAGTGACGAGTTAGCCAAACAGATCATTAAAGCTAACCAAAATTCTGAAATTGTAAAAGCACAAAAGAAGTCTAAACATAATGTCTTAAACGGCCAAACAGTTAATTCCTATGGTCGAAAGAGAGTTATTGAAAGCCTTGGTGGAGTCTCACTTCCCACTGGATTTATGATTTATCCTAATGACTTTAAGGCCAAAGATCGCGTTTTAGACTATCTGAATAATTGGAATGCAGGTAAGCCTAAAGAGGAGCGAATTATTTACTCCGATATGTCTAGCGCTGTTACTTCAATGACAGGAGGTATTATTAATGGTATTACCTACGTCTTAATCGCTTTTGCCGCTATTGCCTTAATTACTTCAATGATTATGATTGGAATTCTAACCTATACTTCAGTTCTAGAACGTACTAAAGAAATTGGGGTCTTAAAAGCATTGGGTGCTCGCAAAAAAGATATTACACGAGTCTTTGATGCCGAAACTTTTATTCTAGGAATCTTTTCCGGCATATTAGGAGTTACAATTGCTTATCTGCTAAGTTTTCCAATCAACAGTGTATTTGTAAAAGTCACTGGCTTAGCAAATGTTGCCCAGCCTAATCCATTACACATTCTTATTTTGATTATTGTTTCAACTATCTTAACCCTAATTGGTGGCCACATTCCAGCACGTATCGCTGCTAAAAAAGATGCCGCTATTGCCTTAAGAAGTGAGTAA